The following are encoded in a window of Cervus canadensis isolate Bull #8, Minnesota chromosome 11, ASM1932006v1, whole genome shotgun sequence genomic DNA:
- the LOC122449826 gene encoding olfactory receptor 5B2-like gives MENGTEVMDFILVGLTNAPELQIPLFIVFTLIYLISVFGNLGMITLILLDSRLHTPMYFFIINLSLVDFGYSSAVTPKVMAGFLRGDKVISYNACATQIFFFAAFASVENFLLASMAYDRHAAVCEPLHYTITMKTSVCARLAIGSYICGFMNASIHVGGTFSLSLCKSNVIRHFFCDIPAVTALSCSDKHVREVVLILISSFNVFFALLVIFISYFFIFITVLKMHSAKGYQKALSTCASHLSAVSIFYGTIIFMYLQPSSNHSMDTDKVASVFYAMVIPMLNPIVYSLRNKEVKSAFKKVWGKAKFSLGF, from the coding sequence ATGGAGAATGGCACAGAGGTGATGGATTTCATCCTGGTGGGGCTAACCAATGCTCCAGAACTCCAGATTCCCCTCTTTATTGTGTTTACCCTCATTTATCTCATCAGTGTTTTTGGAAACCTGGGGATGATCACGTTGATCCTGCTGGACTCCCGTCTACACACCCCAATGTACTTTTTCATCATTAATCTGTCTTTGGTGGACTTTGGCTACTCCTCAGCTGTCACACCGAAAGTGATGGCTGGGTTTCTTAGAGGAGACAAAGTCATCTCATACAATGCCTGTGCTACTCAGATATTCTTTTTTGCAGCCTTTGCCAGTGTGGAAAATTTCCTCTTAGCTTCAATGGCCTATGATCGCCATGCAGCAGTATGTGAACCCCTACATTACACCATCACCATGAAGACGAGTGTGTGTGCCCGTCTGGCCATAGGCTCCTACATCTGTGGTTTCATGAATGCCTCCATCCATGTTGGGGGCACGTTCAGCCTTTCTCTGTGTAAGTCCAACGTGATCCGtcactttttctgtgatattCCAGCTGTCACGGCTCTCTCTTGCTCTGATAAACATGTTAGAGAGGTGgttctcattttaatttcaagCTTTAATGTCTTTTTTGCTCTTCTGGTCATatttatttcctactttttcatATTTATCACTGTCTTGAAAATGCACTCGGCTAAGGGATACCAAAAAGCTTTGTCCACCTGTGCTAGTCACCTCTCGGCAGTCTCTATCTTCTACGGGACAATCATCTTCATGTACTTACAGCCCAGCTCCAATCATTCCATGGACACAGACAAAGTGGCCTCTGTGTTCTATGCTATGGTCATCCCCATGCTGAACCCTATAgtctacagcctgaggaacaaaGAGGTGAAAAGTGCATTCAAGAAGGTTTGGGGGAAGGCAAAATTCTCTCTAGGATTTTAA